The bacterium DNA segment AACATGATGCTTCTTTCCTTATCTCCTTAAATATTTTCGCAGATACTATTAATATTTTCCTGACCCCATCCCGAAAGCTTTCGGGATGGGGTCCCTTGTATCCTCCACCTAGGGGGTAAGGATGTATCTTACCATTTCCATCTGCGTTACGACTATCGCTTGACACAGTACATAATATTATGCTAGTGTGTGGTAGAAAGTGGAGGGAAATGTGGAAAAGCTGTGGATTGTGGGGATAACTTATGTTTTACGGTGAATTTACACATGCACTGGATGAGAAAAACCGTCTTATTGTCCCTATGCGACTTAGAGGGAAAATAAAAGAAACTTTTGTTGAAAGATTCATTATTACAAAAGGACTGGATAACTGTTTATTCTTATTTACAGTGGATGAATGGAGATTGTTTGAAAATAAGACAAAAGCCTTGCCTCTTACCGGCAAGGACGCTCGCGCTTACACCAGGCACTTATTTGCCGGTGCTTCTGAATGCACAATAGACAAGCAGGGAAGGATATCAATCCCTTTGTATTTGAAGAATTATGCGCAAATAAGAAAGGACGTTATTATCATCGGGGTTATGAGCCGTATAGAGATCTGGAGCAGAGAAAATTGGATTTCTTATTCGAAAAACACAGAAAGATCTGTTAATGAAATTGCGGAACAATTGGAAATTTGATATTCAAGCATATACCTGTTTTACTTAATGAAGTACTGGATCTCCTGTGTATTAAACCTGAAGGCATATACATTGATTGCACAATTGGTGAGGGAGGACATTCTGAGGCAATACTGGATGTTATACATCCCAAAGGTTTTCTGGTTGGCATAGACTGCGATAAATCAGTCTTGAAGATAACCGAGAGAAGATTAAGAAAGTTTGCCGGCTCGTTCAAACTTGTTCACGATAATTTTTTAAATATTACAGATATTTGTGGCCAATTAAATATCAAGGCAGTAGATGGGATTATCTTTGATGTTGGAATGTCTTCGTATCAAATAGATGATCCTGAAAGAGGGTTTAGTTTTAATAAAAACGGGCCGTTGGATATGAGAATGAATCGCTCTTCTAACCTGACAGCTCAGAATCTGATTAATAGTTTATCCTACGACGAGTTAACGGAGATTTTTTTTAAATATGGAGAAGAACGATACTCCAGAAGAATTGCCTCTAGGATTATAACAGAAAGGAAAAATGGGTCTATACAAACAACAGGTGAGTTGGTAACCATAATAAAGAAGGCTATTCCTCTAAAAAGATATAGAATTCACCCTGCTACAAGAGTATTCCAGTCCTTAAGGATAGCTACAAATAATGAATTGGAAAATTTATCTACTGCAGTTACACAGGGCTTTGGTCTTCTTAAAAAGGAAGGCAGAATGTGCATAATATCATTTCATTCATTAGAAGACAGGATTGCAAAAAACAAGTTCAAGGAATTTAAAATGAATGAACAAGCTAAAATTATCACTAAAAAACCCCTGACACCAACAGAAGGAGAGGTTAATAAAAATATTCGCTCCGGGAGCGCAAAATTGAGAGTTTCAGAAAAAACACAATAAATGCATACAAACATTTTTCTATCTGCATATCATAGAGGGAAAAGTCTGCAAAAGACAGTTTCAACATTTAGATATTTTTTATGGATTATTCCTTTTATATTGCTTGGTATATTTTACGTATGGCAGCATATTGAGGTTGTGAAAAGTGGCTACTGTATCAATAAGTTAAAGAGTGAACGCATAAGGCTAATAGAAGAAAATCATATCTTACAGCTGAATGCGGCTTCTTTAAGATCCCCTCAGCGCATAGAAAACATAGCTAAGGATATGGGGCTCATCCCGTCTAAAAGATGGTGTGTAGTAAGATTATACACGAAGTAGGAACTTATCATGGGTAGTCTAAACTCTGGGCATAAACGTCGTACAGCAATTGTTGTGATAGTGATAAACATTGCTCTTCTTATTCTTATTGGGAGACTTTTTTATATCCAGATACTTCAGAATAAGAAGCTGTCTGAAGAAGCTAAAAAAATACAGAAGATGAAGATCTTCTCAAGTACTGAAAGAGGAATAATTTACGATCGAAACAGGAAAGAGTTGGCAGTAAACATAAAGACCTATACCCTTTATATCAGTCCCAAAAAGCTCAAAGATCCTAAGAATGTTTCCGAGCAGTTAGGAAGAATTCTCTTGAAAGATCCTGAGCAGATACTAAAACAAATTCAGTCTCGTGAAAGGCTTTTTACTTTAAGCAGAAAATTATCTTCTGAAGTGTATAACGAGATCTCGGCATTGGGATTAAAAGGTGTTCAGTTTCGCCCGGAAAGCGCTAGATTTTATCCAAAAGGGACATTAGGAAGTCATGTTATCGGATTTGTCAGTGGCGATAACAGGGGATTAGAAGGCACGGAGAAGTTTTTCGAGGATGAGCTGGGGGGCAAAACAGGTTATTATATCACCATGAAGGATGCTAGAGGCAGAGAACTTGTTTCATCCAGATCGCATATATCCAGTTTATCAGACGGCGCAAATATTGTTCTTACTATAGATGAAATTATACAACATATATTAGAACGTGAATTAGATAGACTGGTGGAAAAATTTAGTCCTAAGAGTGTGACAGGCATTGTTATGAATCCAAATACAGGCGAGATACTTGCCATGGCTAACAGACCGACATATGATCCAAATAACGCCGGAAGTTTTACCCATGATTGCAGAAGAAACAGAGCAGTAACAGATGCTTATGAGCCTGGATCTACTTTCAAGGTCATAACAGCAGCAACAGCTTTAAATAATAAAGTGTTTATACCTGAGGATATTATTTTTGCTGAAAACGGCTCATATAGATTTATGAGACATACAATACACGACCATGAGCCATATGGGAAAATTACATTCCGTCAGGCGCTTGAAGTATCAAGCAATATAGCATTTTCCAAGATAGGTACTAGAATCGGCGCAGAAGAGCTGTATAAGTATATTAGATTATTCGGGTTTGGAGCAAAGACAGGTATAGAGCTTCCCGGCGAGGCTAAGGGTTTACTGCGTTCTTTAAGTAGATGGTCAAAGCTTTCTGTTGGGGTTATTCCATTCGGACAGGAGATATCAGTGACGCCTCTTCAGCTTATAACTGCAATATCAGCAGTTGCAAATGGGGGAAACTTGATGACTCCTATGATTGTGAGTAGTATAGATGATAAAGGGGAAAAAATAAAAAAAGAATTCAAACCTAAGGTAGTTCGCAGGGTAATTTCTTCTGAGACAAGTAAAATGTTAAGCGAAATATTGACGGGTGTTGTAGAAACCGGAACAGGTATCAACGCGCAGATTGAGGGATACACTATTGCAGGCAAGACAGGGACTGCCCAGAAATACATACCAGGAGAGGGTTATTCCAATAAAAAATACGTAGCGTCTTTTATAGGATATTTACCAGTCCCTAACCCGCAGGTATCAATACTGATAATGGTAAATGAGCCTCAAGGAGAATATTATGGATCAATCGTTGCTGCTCCTGCATTCAAGAATGTTGCGCAGGATGTAGCAAGATATCTTAATATTTCCCCCGATAAGGGAGAACAACATTGAAATTGCAGAAGCTAATTTCTGATTTAGGGAGCTTTACTACATCTGGTAAGAAAGATATAGAGATTAATGGAATCGCCTCTGACTCTAACAATGTAAAGAGCGGGTTTATCTTTATTAGTATTAAAGGACTAAAGGCAGATGGACACAATTTTATTAACGATGCTATTTCCAGAGGAGCTGCAGCCCTCATAGTAGAAAAGGATGTAGAAGTATTAGAAGATATAACAATAATGAGAGTTCCTGATACGAAGAAGATCCTTCCTGTAATAGCAGACACATTTTATAACTATCCTTCAAATAGAATGAGCATTATTGGTGTAACGGGAACTAATGGCAAGACAACAACCACTTATTTTATTGATCAAATTTTTAGAAAAGCAGGCCACAAAACTGGAATAATTGGAACAATCAATTATCAAATAGGAGACAGGATCATACCTGCTGTAAATACTACACCAGACCCAATTCAATTAAGAGCATTGCTCAATCAGATGTTAGAGGTAAACACAGAGATTGCAGTAATGGAGGTTTCCTCTCACGCAATTGCTCAAAGAAGGATAGCAGGCATTGAATTTGACACCTGTATTTTTACTAACCTAACACCTGAACATTTAGACTACCATGAAACATTCGGGAAATATCAGGACACAAAGCTTCAGCTCTTTGAACAAATGGGGAAGAGCAGTAAAAAGAATACTGCTAAAAAAGCCATCATAAATATAGATGATCCTGTAAGCAGACGATTTTTTGATGTATGCCAGGTTGATATTATTACCTATGGATTAAATACAAATGCATCTGTGTATGCAACTGATATAAGATCAACCCTTAATGGTTCATGTTTTAAACTTCGCATAGGCTCTGAAAGCATAGAAGTAAAGATTAATCTTACAGGTAAATACAACATCTATAATGCGCTTGCAGCCACAAGTGCTGCGTTAGCTTTTGGTCTGTCTCTTGATGAAATTAAATCCGGACTGGAAAGTTTAAAATCAGTTCCCGGCAGGTTTGAGAAAATAACCACAGACGCAGGTTTTTGCATTATTGTTGACTATGCCCATACTCCAGACGGTATGAAGCAAGTCCTTAGTACTGCAAGAGACTTAACACCCAACAGAATAATAACAGTGTTTGGATGCGGAGGAGACAGAGACAGGTTGAAACGTCCACAAATGGGAAGGATCTCTTCAGAACTAAGCGACTATACTATCATTACCTCTGATAATCCAAGAACTGAGGATCCTATGAAGATTATTGAAGAAATTATTCAAGGCATTAAGGACACCAGCAGTTCTGCCCTTGAGATTATACCGGACAGAAAAAGCGCTATTAGGAGAGCAATAGAACTCGCTAAAG contains these protein-coding regions:
- the mraZ gene encoding division/cell wall cluster transcriptional repressor MraZ; translated protein: MFYGEFTHALDEKNRLIVPMRLRGKIKETFVERFIITKGLDNCLFLFTVDEWRLFENKTKALPLTGKDARAYTRHLFAGASECTIDKQGRISIPLYLKNYAQIRKDVIIIGVMSRIEIWSRENWISYSKNTERSVNEIAEQLEI
- the rsmH gene encoding 16S rRNA (cytosine(1402)-N(4))-methyltransferase RsmH, whose product is MIFKHIPVLLNEVLDLLCIKPEGIYIDCTIGEGGHSEAILDVIHPKGFLVGIDCDKSVLKITERRLRKFAGSFKLVHDNFLNITDICGQLNIKAVDGIIFDVGMSSYQIDDPERGFSFNKNGPLDMRMNRSSNLTAQNLINSLSYDELTEIFFKYGEERYSRRIASRIITERKNGSIQTTGELVTIIKKAIPLKRYRIHPATRVFQSLRIATNNELENLSTAVTQGFGLLKKEGRMCIISFHSLEDRIAKNKFKEFKMNEQAKIITKKPLTPTEGEVNKNIRSGSAKLRVSEKTQ
- a CDS encoding penicillin-binding transpeptidase domain-containing protein, producing MGSLNSGHKRRTAIVVIVINIALLILIGRLFYIQILQNKKLSEEAKKIQKMKIFSSTERGIIYDRNRKELAVNIKTYTLYISPKKLKDPKNVSEQLGRILLKDPEQILKQIQSRERLFTLSRKLSSEVYNEISALGLKGVQFRPESARFYPKGTLGSHVIGFVSGDNRGLEGTEKFFEDELGGKTGYYITMKDARGRELVSSRSHISSLSDGANIVLTIDEIIQHILERELDRLVEKFSPKSVTGIVMNPNTGEILAMANRPTYDPNNAGSFTHDCRRNRAVTDAYEPGSTFKVITAATALNNKVFIPEDIIFAENGSYRFMRHTIHDHEPYGKITFRQALEVSSNIAFSKIGTRIGAEELYKYIRLFGFGAKTGIELPGEAKGLLRSLSRWSKLSVGVIPFGQEISVTPLQLITAISAVANGGNLMTPMIVSSIDDKGEKIKKEFKPKVVRRVISSETSKMLSEILTGVVETGTGINAQIEGYTIAGKTGTAQKYIPGEGYSNKKYVASFIGYLPVPNPQVSILIMVNEPQGEYYGSIVAAPAFKNVAQDVARYLNISPDKGEQH
- a CDS encoding UDP-N-acetylmuramoyl-L-alanyl-D-glutamate--2,6-diaminopimelate ligase produces the protein MKLQKLISDLGSFTTSGKKDIEINGIASDSNNVKSGFIFISIKGLKADGHNFINDAISRGAAALIVEKDVEVLEDITIMRVPDTKKILPVIADTFYNYPSNRMSIIGVTGTNGKTTTTYFIDQIFRKAGHKTGIIGTINYQIGDRIIPAVNTTPDPIQLRALLNQMLEVNTEIAVMEVSSHAIAQRRIAGIEFDTCIFTNLTPEHLDYHETFGKYQDTKLQLFEQMGKSSKKNTAKKAIINIDDPVSRRFFDVCQVDIITYGLNTNASVYATDIRSTLNGSCFKLRIGSESIEVKINLTGKYNIYNALAATSAALAFGLSLDEIKSGLESLKSVPGRFEKITTDAGFCIIVDYAHTPDGMKQVLSTARDLTPNRIITVFGCGGDRDRLKRPQMGRISSELSDYTIITSDNPRTEDPMKIIEEIIQGIKDTSSSALEIIPDRKSAIRRAIELAKENDLVMILGKGHETYQVLKDTVVPFDDRQVAKKYLLNF